The genomic stretch GGGCGGGCTGAATCTGCTGGCGAATCTGATCGGCAAGCCGGGCAAGACCGGCATCGACGGTTCCAAGGTGCAGGAGATGTACGATGCGGGGCAGGCGGATGAAATCAATGACTATTGTCGTTGCGATGTCCTGGATACCTACTTCGTATTCCTCAGATCACGGGTGTTGACCGGTCACTTGAGCCTGGAACAGGAACAGGACATCGTTACCGAGGCTTACCGTTATCTGGAACGTGAGGCTGGGGAAAACGAAAGTAAAGCATATCAGCATTATCTGGAGCACTGGGGTGACTGGGAGCCCCCCGCGGAATAACGGCCGATATGATTTTATTTGGCGTAGTGTACCTGGACGTCCGACAGCAGGAATTCAGAGATACGATCATTCCTGGTCTCACTGATGCGGATGGGCAGGGCCTGTCTGCTGCTGAATTCCAGTTCTACACTTTCCCAGTCGGGCCGGGGAGCATCCGGATGAGGCTTGAGTTTCAAGGTGACAAACCAGGGAGACGCTGCTTCGGCGGACTCTGCATCCAGCTCAATGGTGAATGATTCGATCTGAAATGATTTCTGATCGACATCAATCAACCAGCCGGGCAGTATTTCCTGCAATGCCTGTTTTTCACTGGCCCGCGAGTCTGAAGTACTGCGGTAAGTCGACAGCACCTTCCCGTCAGTCTGTTGCTGATTGCGTTTGAAAATGGTGATGCCGTTACCCAACCGTATGGAATCGATACGGGAGGTTTCTGTAATCCAGCGGGTTACCAGTTTCTCGATCTGCAGGCGTTCTGTTGGATTTCGTTCGGTGTCATTATCACTGGTAAAAGCAACCCGTTTGATCAGGGATTGACCCGCTGGTACCGGTTGTGCAGCGGGGAAAACCGCTTTCGCGACGGTCTGTCTGACGAACTGCGGTTCCGGGCTGGTGTGAATCCGGGTGGTTGGAGTGACTTTCAACGCCGTCAGCTCAATTGAAGCGAACCGGTCTTTCTGAGCTGACTCTCGTGTCAGAAACGTCAGCGATTCCGGCAGCATGGAGCGTGCGTTGATCTGGAGTTCAAAAGGGCGACAGAGTCGGCGCGTGAGTGCGTCCTGTGGTTGTCCCTGCAGGACGATTCTGCTCTGAGACTGACTCATCAGCTTCCAGTGGTATTCGGTTTTCAGTTTTGTGAGGGAAACCGGTTGTTGAAACTCGGAGAACAGTGCGAGTTCGTGTCCACTGAAATAAGCCTGGTTCTGCTGTTTGAACTGTTCGACCGCGGACTGCGGTGTGACCGGAGACAAAAAGCGCGAAGCTGCCGACCATTGGGTGAGAATGGTGTTTACCGGAGTCTGCTCATCGGCGGCACGAACATGCGCAGAAGAGACTACCAGCAGGATGAGGCTGTACGTAAAGAAGGGATGACGATGCATCGCTGAACTCTTAGAAAATCAGGGAAAATGAGACTGTGAGAGGGGCAGGGGACATCAGAGGTGCTGACAGAGATGAGCCGAAATGTAGCACAAAGGTGGAATTGCGGGAACGGCAATCTGCGTTCAGGCGCTGGCAAAAAAGATCCGCTGCGCGCAGTGTCTCTAAGGTGTTCGGATATAGAGGCTTAGCGGGACCGTTGTGTCACGGTTTAACGGAGGCAGGTTTCTTCTGAATCTGCTGAACAAGCTTGCGGAAGTCGGGCAGATTCTGCAATTCTGCCAGATCGGGATCTTTCTGCATCCACTCTGCATCGTCAAATCCGAGTTGAGAAGAGAGTGCCAGGTAGTGGATTGCTTTTTTCTGATAAGCGGCGATCTGCTGTAGGACGGCGGGAGTTTGAGGCTGGTCTTTAAGGTTAACCAGCGCCCGGCCGAACACGCAGGCGACGTTATAATGGAACAGGTCGTTCTTCTCGAACTTATTCAACTGACTTTCGACAAACTGAATCGCTTTGTCTTCCTGGTGATTATAGACCATGCAGATCGCCAGTCCGGTGATGGCCTGTGAATCGTGCTTATCCAGTTCGAATGCATTCTGAAAATCTTCCTGGGCTGCCTTCCAGTCCTGCTTCATCAGGTGGGAATGTCCGCGACCCGTATAGGCCTGTAACAGGACTTTCTCTGTTTTCTCATTCGCCTGATCACCCTTATTCTCCGTTAGCAAGACCCGATTGAAGACTTGGATTGCCTGGTCCCACTGCTCGGCATTGTTGTAAGTCTGTGCCTTGATCAGATAGAGATCCATGTTATTGGGGTCGATATTGATCGCGGCGTCACAGGCAGCGATGGCATCGGCCAGCTGTTTCAGGTCCCGGTAGATGTAGGCCTTGGTGATATGAGCGTAGATCGAATTTTTGTCGACTTTCAGGACATCGTCGCAGGTTGCGATGGCCTGATATTCCCGATTGAGTTTGCGCAACAGGGCGATTTTTTCAGAATAGGATATCATGTGCCGGGGGTTGGCTTCGATGGCCCGGTCAAACGTTTTAATGGCTTCGTCAGGACGATTCAGGGCGATCTCAAGATCGGCTTTGAATCCGTAAATCGACATGAGTTTGGGATTCACTTTGATGCAGGCGTCGTAGGTCGCGAGCGCCTTGTCATCCTGTTTCATGCGGGAGTAGTGCGAAGCCAGCACGGTGTAACCGTAGGGATCCTGAGGCGCAATTTCGATGGCCTTCTTCAGCTCCGCCAGGGCCGCCTCGAATTTGTTTTGATTGCTGTAAAGTAAACCCCGGGTGACGTACAGACGGGCGTAGATGTTGTCGACTTCCAGGCCCTGTTCTACGACTTTCAGACCAGCGTCGTACTCTTTCATGGTGTTCAGAGTATTGGCTTTGGCCAGATAGGCTGGTACGAGCAGCGGGTCGATGCTGATCGCGGTATCGTAGTCCTCAACGGCTTCCTTGTACTCTTTACGACGATGTGCCTGTTCGCCTTTTTTGAGATAGTGATTTCCCGGGGAACGCTGATAAATGTTCTCCAGCGCAGATTGAGCGGCCCGTTTTTTGTCGGCATTGGTTCCGGCGATTCGGGCATCCATGATGGTGCGGCGGGCTTCGGGAGTGCCGATATTGGCCAGGGCGCCGAAGATGGAACCCCAGGTTGATGATTTGGTGGTCTTGGTCAATCCCTCCGCGAGTATCTCAACGGCTTTATTGGAATCGGAACTTCGCAAGCCGGAGACGGCGCCGTTCACAATCGAATGATTGCTGTCGTCCAGAGCCTGCCTGGCAAGTTCAAAGAACTGAGGCGATTCCAGTTTCTGGAGCGTGGAGAGGATCAGCAGTTTTTCGGTCTGCAGGGCACCGGGGTAATACTTTACAAAGCGGTCCTCGACGGATTCATCACCGATGGAAGCCAGCGTTTTGATGAGCAAGACCTTCAGGCCGGCGTCCAGTTTGTCTTTTTCCAGGTGTTGAAATAACAGGGGGATCGCCCGCGGATCTTTCATACGGTCGATGAAGCTGAGCATATCTCCCGTGGGCAGGGACTGCTGTATCTGCTGCAGGACATATTCCATGGCCAGAGCTTCACTCGCATTGTCTTTGCGTTTGATTAATTCCTTGAAAGCGACATTGCGAATTTCTTCTTCGGGGGACTTAAGGGCATCGCTGAGGACTTCGAACAGGCGGGGGTGCCCGTTCAAAACCAGTGCCCGGATGGCCGCCTCACGCAGTTCCCGATTGTCGCTGTCCAGGAATTCGTAAATCGCGGCGCCCCACTCGGGACGGGGATTACGGGCAATGACTTCGATGATGATTTTCTGTGACGCCGGGGGATGTGATTTCAGGATCTTCAGCAGCGCCTGTTGTCCGCCTGCATAACGGGACTCAGCCAGGCTGGCGATGGCCATCTCAAACTGGGGGCCGGGTGGCATCTTCGCGACTTCCACCAGTCGTTGGAATGCCCGTGGATCACCCAGAAAACGCAGAGCATACAAAGCCGCTTCCTGGACGCGGGGGTTCTCGTGGGAAGTCAGTTCGAGCACCAGGGGGAGTTCTGCATTGGTCAACTGTCGTCCGCCACTGATCAGGGCCGCGGCTTTGATGGCCGGGGAACCGGTGCGGATCTGCTCGGCGATTTTGTCGCGGGAGAGGACTTCCAGGGCGCTATCCAGCGCGGCATGGATGGCTGCTTCTTCAGTTGCATGTGTCACCCGGGGAGCGGTCCCGCCGAGGTAGGGGACTGTGATATTTTTAAAGGCTTCGCCGGCGAGGTGCAGTTCCGTAATGACAGACGGAAACAGGGGGAAGGGAACACCCAGGACGGCGTTCGACCCCAGAGAAGCGGCGATGCGGGGCAGCCATTGGCTGATGTCGTGTTCAATTTCCACCTTATCTTTGGGGAAGTAGAGTACGAAGCGTTTCACGTTTTTCAGAGTCAGGTCATCGACGACTTTGACAAGGGCGCCGATGTTGATGCTGTTTAGCTCGCCGGTGATGGTCAGTTCCGCCAGGCAGCGACTGGGCCCCAGCAGTTCGACCTGGTAATCCAGTTTGCCCTGCTCGAAGCGATTGACGTTCAATGCCAGTGGCTGCTGGTCGACGGTCGTCCGAAATTCGATCTCCGGCGTCTGGGCGCCTCCGGGCAAATCGCCCAGTACAATCCAGAGGCCACCCGCTTTTCCGGGGGGGACGACGACCTCATCTTCAAATTTCAATTGTCTGAGCAACTGACGCTTTTTTCCCAGTAAGACACTTTGGCTATTGAGATTTGAGGGTAATCCAGCGAACGGATGAGGTTGGCCATCGACGAATGCTTTCACCTGCGCGCGTTGCAGTTTGACGGGTTTCGTGGAGTCGTTGACCAGGGTGAGTTGCGTCAATAAGTATTGATACTCGTCCGGGCCCCGATTGTTTCGGGAACCTTTGAGTGATTGATCCAGGGTTAAGAACAGTTTCGCTTTTTCAGAGACCAGCGGCTGATGCGCCGGTTTCTGGTTGCGGGTTTTTAAGCGGGCCTCGATTTCCCCCAGTTGCTGGCGGACCCGGGCATTGGTTCGTTCCGATTCTTTCTGTGGGCTGTCCGATTCAGGAGCCCGGGCGGACTGTGCGTTGACCAGAGGCGAACAGAGCAGGAACGCAATCAGACTGCAGACCACCGTGCGGGACAGATCGAATCGAATGGGCATACTGTGTTACTCCGCTTAATCAGACGATCACTTTGCCGGCCCGGATTTCGATCCAGGTTTTGATTTCCGACCCGGGGGGTAGCACCCGCAACCCGGTTTCCAGCGCTTTTTCGGTAAGGTTGAGGGCGTTGGTCACACAGGTGTAAGGTTCCAGGCAGATGCAGTTCCGCTCGGGCGGTGTGAATACGACAAGCTCGGTGAACAGACTGTCGTAGTCCTGGGTGAGGACCAGACCGGCCTGCTCGTCCATAATCAGGCATTCATACTGATCGATGTCTTCCGGTAAGCCGCTGAGGATGTCGTCGGCTTTTAACTGGTCGAACCAGGCACCCTCACGTAAATCGTGTGCGGGCTGAATCGGCTGCTTGTCTCCGGTGGGCAGACAGTCAGACAGAATCCACTCCTCGGTGGCCGGCGACTCGATCAGGCAGTTCTTCGGATCTCCCTCTGCGGAGAGCGGCACCTTGAAGTAGGGATGAGTGCCCAGTCCCCAGGGAATGGGGGTGTCGCCCGGATTCCCGATGCGGAAGTCGGCCCGCAGGGTGGCCCCTTTGACTTCGTAGCGGACTTCAATAAAAGCATCGCCGGGCCAGCAGGGGAGGCGGTGTCTGCCATCAATGCTCAGCTGAAACTGGGCGATGGCGAAGTTTTCTTCGTGGGCAATCACTCGCCAGGGGAGGTCCAGGCAGAAACCATGAATGGCGTTTCCTGTTTTGTCATGATAGGTCTTTTCGGGGGGGAGTTCATATGCGGTTCCCTCCCACTTGAAGCGACCTCCGGCAATCCGGTTAGGGAAGGGGAACAGGATCGGAATCCCGCTGCTGCTGGGGCGTTGTTCTCCGGTCTCGAACTCGGGATGAGAGTCGATCACGTCGATGCATTGGCCGTCGACCATTGCGTGGAACTGGTAACAGTTAAATCCCAGTTCGGGCAGGATGCGAGCGGTGGAGCCGGTTTCCGGATCGGTAATTATCAGGGGCGTCATGTGTCAGAGTCGTTTCGTTTCCAGGTGTTATATGTGGTGTCGACTGGGTTGGCAGTTCGTTTCAGTTCCATTCGGGATGGGCGGTTTCCTGCGGAAGAAAACGTCGCTCTTCCATCGCCCGGCCGTGCAGCGTGTCCCACAGATCGTAGGGATCAATTTCGAAAATGTCTTCCGCGGTTGCGGGGGTTGTGAGCCAGTCCATCCGGTCGAGTTCCGATTCCAGTTGCAATGGTGCCCAGCCGGCACAGCCGAAGAAAATGCGGAAATCCAGATGGGGATCCCCTTCGGAGATCCGCCAGACCACCTGTTCGAAGACCTCGGGGCTGCTGCCCATGAACAGGCCGGGAACGATGGCGTCTTTGGCTTTTTCCAGATCGCCGGCATTATGCAGGGCAAACATACCGTTGGGTTCTACCGGACCGCCCATAAAAACCAGATCTTCCAGCTTGGGCATGTCAAAGTATCTGGAGAGCGCATTGGTGATTGAGAACGAGGATGGACGGTTCACAATCAGACCGGTGGCACCCTCATTGTTATGTTCTACGATCAGCACAACGGAACGGTAAAAATTCTGATCATTCAGTTTCCGGGTGGCGATTAAAAAGTGTCCCTTTAACGATTTCAGCATAAAGCGAATGTTTCTCCTCTGGTTCAGAACTGAATTCCGGACGGTCCGGGAAAATCTCCTCGAGTGAACAGGTAGTATTATATCTGGACAAAAGCTGAAAAAACAGAGTTAGATTTGAGACCCTCAAGCGCCCTTACCGTGTCACAGCAATAATCTGCGGGTTAGGCAGATTATGCCCCGATCTGTGGGGGAGGCCCCTCATTCGCAGATTTTTCATAAAAACAGTATTTCAACTTGAACAGATGTAGGGTAACCTGTAAGTAGAGTTTGATCTGTTAAATAATGCGCTGACTTTATGTATTCCTGATGCGGGCGGTTTTATCACGATGAATACGAAACAAAAACTCTCTCTGCTGGCCTGTCTGCTTTGCACGCTGTTTCTCTCACAGTCGCTGCGGGCAGAAGAAGAAAGCTACGAGCGCTTTACAGTGCGCACCTGGAATTTCCGGGATGGCTCGGAGGCGAAAGGGAAGCTGATCGTGGTGAAAGGCCCCCAGGCCACGCTGCGTCTGGATGGTCAGGGAACCGTGCGCGTTTCCTTCGATAAGTTGAGCGTCAAAGATCTAAACTGGCTCTATGAGTATCATAAACGCCGCAATCAGTTGAGTTTTTTGCCGGAAGAGTACCGCAAAATTCACACGGAGTCCTCACTCCCGGAAACAAAGAGCGCACCTCCTGCGAAGACAGAACCTGAGCCTGCCCCCGTGGAAAACAAGCCGTCCATGGAGCCGGATAAGAAAACGGCGACAGAGCCTGAGGCAGGCGGAGAGTCGTACAAACCATTTACACTCCGCGAGTGGAGTTTCAAAGATGGCAGCAGCTTTAAAGCCAAATTTGTCTCTATCAATCCCCAGCAGATTCAGCTGATCAAAGAGTCGGGTGAATTAACGATGGTGCCTCTGGATCAGTTAACCATCAATGATATGAAGTGGCTGTTCGAATATCATCGCCGGAATAAACTGCTGGGTTTGTTACCTCCAGCAATGCAGGAGCAAGCTAAAGCACTGGCGGCACAACTGGGGCTGCCTGCGGAAATGGAATCACCGGCGGCCGCGATGACCGAACCGGGAACGCCTGCAGCCGCGGATGACGATCCAAATGTCATTAAGGCGAATACCGAAATTGATCCCGAACTGGTAGCCGTATTATCTGATTACCGGTTCTGGTCCGACAAGAAGGGGCAGAAGTCTGAAGCCCGGTTTGCAGGGCTGGAAGGCCGCGAAATCCGCTTTACACCAAGTCCCGGTTCGAACGCGGGGATCGGAATTATCAGCATTCCCGTGGGAACCCTGAGTGATGAAGATCTGGAGTTACTACGCGAAGCACTGAAGATGCATGGGCGGATGTCCGAACTTCCCCTGGCCTACCGGGAACCCTTTGATTCCAGCCTTTCGGCACGCAAACTGAAACAGATGTTGCGCGTCAACTTCCACCGCAAATGGACTGACGTTTCCGGCAATTCAGTCGCCGCTTCCTACATCAAAATGGAAAATGGCAACATCTCTCTCTTGATCACACAAAGCAACGCAGTTCAGGAATTCCCTTACGATAAGTTTTCCGAAGAGGATCATAAATACGTTCAGGAACGCCTGCAGAAAGAAGTGGCAGGTCAGTTCTTTCCCGAAAATGCAGAGACCACGCTGACTCCGGAAGAGCAGCAAAAAGAATTTCGTGTCTGGACTGACCGTAAGAATCGGCAGCTCAAAGGGAAATTCGTGCGACTTGCCTATGGTGATTCGGTTACCGTATTGAATACAGGAACAAAAGAAGAACTATTCATCACGGAATTCTTCAGCGATGGCGACTTAAGCCTGATCAAACCCCGGAAACAGCAACAGCCCGATCAACTGGCGATGAACGAAGGGGGAATACCTGGAATTCCTGGTGCCGCGATGCCCGGCGCTGCCATGCCTGGTTCAGCGATGCCAGGGCCCGGTGGAATGAATTTCCCCGGCATGCGAAATCCGGGAATGCGTAATCCGGCGATGCCTGAACCCGGTTCGATGATGCCTGCAGAGCCGGCAATGGCGAATCCTGCGATGGAACCGAATCCGGCTATGGAAATGTCAGCCAACATGATGGCGGAAAATTCCGCACGGAATCCCGGATTGCCTGAGCGTCCTGTCATGCAGAATACTTTCGAATGTGAACTGTGTGGTAAAACTCATACCTCGGAAAGCCTGTTGTTTGAACAATGTCCGCACTGTGGTGTGAAGCGGGGGGACATGATCTACCAGTGCGGCCGATGTAACAGGAAGTTCAAATCAGAAGGTTCCGGACTGACGGCCCCCTGTCCCTACTGTAATCCGAATCAGGGACGCAATGAGGTGGCTGCGAACTCGAATGCCGGTGGACCAGGTGCTTCGGGTGACTCGGGGGGATCATCGGGTGGTCATGTTAGTGGTCGTTCCGCTTACCGGACCGGGCGACTGGTGGGCAAACTGTTTTTCTGGGGGCTGGCATTTCTCGGTTTTATTGGTGGTGCCTTGAAAATGCGTGGTTAACGGACAGACCTGATTACAAACAAAAACGCGGACGCCTCATAAAGAAGCGTCCGCGTTTTTTTGTGAGTCTCAGCCTGGGAATCAGGGGCGTTCATTTAGCACAGGCAGCTCTTTGGAAGTCTGCATCTGTTGAGCCGATTCCGGATCGACGTAGTCGCTGTGGCAGGATGCCTTGTCCTGGTCGCCGGTCATTTCTTTCTTGACCTTGGAGGCCAGCTTGTGAATCTGGTCTGGACTGAGCACGCCCCGTTTTTCCAGTATTTCCTTTTGTTCTGCAGTCAGCGGCAGCGATTTCTTTGCTTTATCCCAGGCATAATCTTCCGATTTGCCCGACATGAACTCCTGAATTTCCTTGGAGATTCGCACGCTGCACCAGTCGTGTCCGCACATCGCACAGAAGTCGGTATCGACGTCGAGGTCTTCGTCGTGCAGAGCCCGGGCGGTGTCCGGATCGAAGCTGAGTTCGAAGTGCTTTTCCCAGTTGAGGGCAGCGCGGGCTTCGGTCAGTTCGTCGTCACGGTTGCGGGTACCGGGAATTCCCAGGGCGACGTCGGCTGCGTGGGCAGCGATCTTGTAAGCGATACAACCCTGTTTGACGTCATCTTTCTTGGGCAGACCGAGGTGTTCTTTGGGAGTCACATAGCAGAGCATGCTGGCCCCGTGGTAACCCGCGGCGGTCGCACCGATACAGCTGGTGATATGGTCGTATCCGGGGAAGATATCAGTAACCAGGGGGCCCAGTACGTAGAACGGAGCTCCGTGACAGAGTTTTCGCTGGACCTTCATATTGAATTCGATCTGGTCGAAGGAAATATGACCGGGGCCTTCGATCATGACCTGCACGCCTTTTTGCCAGGCACGTTCAGTCAGTTCACCCAGGACACAGAGTTCTGCCAACTGAGCCCGGTCGGAGCCGTCGGCCAGACCACCGGGTCGCAGACCGTCACCAATCGAGAAGCTGACGTCGTATTCCCGCATGATGTCGCAGATGTCATCCCAGAGATCGTACATCGGGTTCTGTTGCTTGTTGTGGAGCATCCACTTGGCCAGCAGCGATCCACCGCGGCTGACGATGCCGATCAGACGCTGGGCCACCAGTTCGAGGTGTTCCCGCAGGACGCCGGCATGAATGGTGAAGTAGTCCACACCCTGTTTCGCCTGATGCTGCAGCATCTGCAGGATGCTGGCGTGGTCCAGATCTTCCAGGCGACGGGCGATGATCATGGAGTAGATCGGCACGGTTCCGATGGGGACAGTGCTGTTCTGAATGATGGCCTGGCGGCAGCCGTCAATATCGCCACCGGTGGAGAGGTCCATCACGGTGTCGGCGCCCCATTGCTGGGCCCATTTCAGCTTTTCGATTTCTTCATCGGTCCCCGAGGAAACCGGTGAAGCGCCCATGTTGGCGTTGACCTTGGTCTTGGATGCACGACCGATGGCCATCGGATCGAGCTGATAGCCGAGGTGTACCTTGTTGGCGGGAATGATCATCCGGCCGGCAGCGATTTCATCGCGGATCTGCTCTGCGGTCAGGTGCGGCTCCCGTTCAGCGACCCGTTCCATTTCCGGGGTGATGGTGCCACAGCGGGCGAATTCGAGCTGCGTGACCGGCAGAAAGTCAGCTGGAGGCGTCCAGGCATCGGCGGTTTCGTAGTTCTCTTCAAATCCCGGTTTCAGCTCCCAGCCGGCGGGCATGAAATCCCAGGCGGTTTTGTCCGATGCTTCCGGCATTCCCGGGGTATCGGGAGAGGAGAACGTCAGGGCGCCTTTGACTCCAGGGGCGATCTGGGGCGGATTGGCGAAACTTCCCGGGTTGGTCTGCTGGCCCCGAGTAGAGGGGTTTCCGCCAATGGGTGGCAGTGAGTACAGCAGGTCATAAGAAGAAGAGGAGTTGGTCATACTATTAGCATCCTTACAAAATCTGATGCGGTCATTGAGTCTGTTAGATAGTCTGTCAGATTCTGAGCGAATCCGGATCAGAAACGAGATCTGCCAGCAGTTCTACTGCCTCGAACGGGAAATCGTCTTGGTTTCTGGAGTATATAGTAGTGACCTGACGGCTTTTTTCAAACTGACTGGATGATAAGTCTGTGTGGTTTCCCATTGAAACGTGCATTGGTTATCATCTGGTCTGTTGAAAAGTAGCTCCAGACAACACATTTCTCTTTGAAAAAACAGATCAGGATCCGCTTCCGGGTCCCATGAATTAAGGTTCGACATGCAGTACGACGTTTATGGTGTGGGTAATGCTCTCGTTGATATTCAGGCACGTATTTCCGACGCCACGCTGGAAAAGCTGGGTTATGCCAAAGGGATTATGACCCTCGTCGATGAAGAGGCACAGCAGAAAGTGCTGGGCGAACTGGACGGTGCACCGCTGTCGCAGTGTGCGGGTGGTTCTGCAGCGAATACGATTCTGGGGATCGCCGACTTCGGTGGAAAAGCGGCCTATGCGGGTAAAGTGGGCAGCGACATGCTGGGCGAATTCGACCTGGCAGACATGCGGAAGCTCGGGGTGACGATCGAAGTTCCTCCCGCCGCCGAAGGACAGACCGGAACCTGTGTGGTGCTGATCACTGACGACGCACAGCGGACCATGCTGACCAACCTGGGGGTCTCTGCGACACTCAGCGTGGAAGACATCAACGAAGAACACATCAAGCAGTCGAAATATGTGTATGTCGAAGGTTACCTGTTCACGGGAGAGACCCAGAAGAAAGCCGCCTATCGCGCGATTGAACTGGCGAAGAAGCATAACGTGAAGGTGGCATTCACCGTCTCCGACCCGTTCCTGATCAACCTGTTCCGGGACGAGTTCCAGCAGCTGATTGAAGGTCCCGTCGACCTGCTGTTCTGTAATCTGGAAGAAGCCCGCAGTCTGACCGGCGAACATGACGCCGTCGACTGTGCTCACGTGATTCATCACCACGTTCCGAACCTGGCACTGACGCTGGGCGGCGACGGCTCAATTCTGATGCACGAAGGCAAAGTGATTCCCATCGAAGGAGTCGAGACAGACGCCATCGATACGACCGGTGCCGGCGACATGTACGCTGCCGGCATTCTGTATGGCATTACCAACGGTCTGACCTGGCATCAGGCCGGGCACCTGGCCTCCCATGCTGCCGCCCGCATTGTCTCGCAGCTGGGCGCGCGACTGAAGAATCCTTTCACCGAGGATGAAATCAAGGAACTGCTCAGTTGATATGAAGCAAAACCATTACCCCCTCTTCGTACGACGCGATCTGGACGGTTTTTTCGCACTGATGATCGATAACCTCGTGCAGCTGCTGCTGATTGTGGCACTGTGCGGGTTGTGTGGCATCAGTGCCGATTCGGAAATTCTGCTGCAATACATTCTGCCCGGTGCTGCCCTGAGTATCCTGGTGGGTAATATCTTTTACGCCTGGCAGGCACATCAACTGGCGAAAAAAGAGAATCGCACCGATGTGTGTGCACTGCCTTACGGGATTAACACACCGTCGCTGCTGGTCTATATCTTCTTCGTGATGGTGCCCGTCTATCAGCGGACCAACAGCGCGGAAGCAGCCTGGCAGATGGGGCTGCTGGCCTGTTTCGGGAGTGGCGTGATTGAATTCCTGGGGGCCTTCGTGGCGGACCGGGTTCGCAAGGTGACACCCCGTGCGGCCCTGCTGTCGACCCTCGCGGGAATCGCGATCGGGTTTATCTCGATGACCTTTATGCTGAAGATTTATCAGCGGCCCATGATCGCGATGCTGCCGGCGGCGGTAGTGCTGCTGACGCTCTTTTCCAAGACGAAGCTTCCCTTTCACATGCCGGGTGGATTGCTGGCAATCATCGTGGGGACCATTTGCGCCTGGGGTCTGCCGGAAGTGATCCCGCAGTTGATGGAGGGCGCGCCGATGAGTGTCGAGGCGATTAAAACCTCCTGGGATCAGTGGGGCTGGTACCCTCCTCACTTTGCAGGTGGCGCCCTCTGGGAACTGCTCAAACAGCCGAGTGAATGGGTGGGCTATATGTCGGTGATTTTCCCGATGGGCCTGTTCAATGTCATCGGCAGTATGCAGAACATCGAATCTGCAGAAGCGGCCGGCGACAGCTATCCTGCGAAGCCTTCGATGCTGGCCAACGGTGCCGGGACGATTGTGGCTTCGCTGCTGGGCAGCTGTTTTCCGA from Gimesia chilikensis encodes the following:
- the thiC gene encoding phosphomethylpyrimidine synthase ThiC; translated protein: MTNSSSSYDLLYSLPPIGGNPSTRGQQTNPGSFANPPQIAPGVKGALTFSSPDTPGMPEASDKTAWDFMPAGWELKPGFEENYETADAWTPPADFLPVTQLEFARCGTITPEMERVAEREPHLTAEQIRDEIAAGRMIIPANKVHLGYQLDPMAIGRASKTKVNANMGASPVSSGTDEEIEKLKWAQQWGADTVMDLSTGGDIDGCRQAIIQNSTVPIGTVPIYSMIIARRLEDLDHASILQMLQHQAKQGVDYFTIHAGVLREHLELVAQRLIGIVSRGGSLLAKWMLHNKQQNPMYDLWDDICDIMREYDVSFSIGDGLRPGGLADGSDRAQLAELCVLGELTERAWQKGVQVMIEGPGHISFDQIEFNMKVQRKLCHGAPFYVLGPLVTDIFPGYDHITSCIGATAAGYHGASMLCYVTPKEHLGLPKKDDVKQGCIAYKIAAHAADVALGIPGTRNRDDELTEARAALNWEKHFELSFDPDTARALHDEDLDVDTDFCAMCGHDWCSVRISKEIQEFMSGKSEDYAWDKAKKSLPLTAEQKEILEKRGVLSPDQIHKLASKVKKEMTGDQDKASCHSDYVDPESAQQMQTSKELPVLNERP
- a CDS encoding adenosine kinase; protein product: MQYDVYGVGNALVDIQARISDATLEKLGYAKGIMTLVDEEAQQKVLGELDGAPLSQCAGGSAANTILGIADFGGKAAYAGKVGSDMLGEFDLADMRKLGVTIEVPPAAEGQTGTCVVLITDDAQRTMLTNLGVSATLSVEDINEEHIKQSKYVYVEGYLFTGETQKKAAYRAIELAKKHNVKVAFTVSDPFLINLFRDEFQQLIEGPVDLLFCNLEEARSLTGEHDAVDCAHVIHHHVPNLALTLGGDGSILMHEGKVIPIEGVETDAIDTTGAGDMYAAGILYGITNGLTWHQAGHLASHAAARIVSQLGARLKNPFTEDEIKELLS
- a CDS encoding NCS2 family permease; translation: MKQNHYPLFVRRDLDGFFALMIDNLVQLLLIVALCGLCGISADSEILLQYILPGAALSILVGNIFYAWQAHQLAKKENRTDVCALPYGINTPSLLVYIFFVMVPVYQRTNSAEAAWQMGLLACFGSGVIEFLGAFVADRVRKVTPRAALLSTLAGIAIGFISMTFMLKIYQRPMIAMLPAAVVLLTLFSKTKLPFHMPGGLLAIIVGTICAWGLPEVIPQLMEGAPMSVEAIKTSWDQWGWYPPHFAGGALWELLKQPSEWVGYMSVIFPMGLFNVIGSMQNIESAEAAGDSYPAKPSMLANGAGTIVASLLGSCFPTTIYIGHPGWKEMGSRAGYSTLNGIFFMLICLTGTTGVISNIIPLEAGIAIVLWIGMVITAQAFNASPSRHAPAVALGLFPAIAAWGMTVMQGTLLVGGGKNLQEILTANPFTEVNGFLMNGMVVMERGFIFTCMILAAICACLIDGKYRSAAIWSVIAAIFAFLGLTNAYEVVGNDIHFRLAFTEGTKEALTFSATGIGVGYLLFAATFLILGGMRDAEPPIETEDEPNPRIEPGH